A part of Rhopalosiphum maidis isolate BTI-1 chromosome 3, ASM367621v3, whole genome shotgun sequence genomic DNA contains:
- the LOC113556105 gene encoding protein escargot-like — MHIFEDKPLQSAMMHHKLTSKKMDYSHCPLKKRPVHYVKCEYIKEEMDYDNTDECLEPENLSTKPQDLSVRCKTAAVAPLAIKKESPPSYEDHQNAVAPLSSPSPYYNHHQQQQRQEQEQQHQNHQQQHRLQQQPYQPTAVKAGPLEPLCLNIAGAHHPAAAQAAVAAYHHHHHNNRHYAPATPRPVPAQYPNTGYLSGYMYQQQNGGGAGTAMLAAYSPTMVAIARDASLSPPVTAGRTGSAFKPLMPLTPPATAAAVPLRSPPPAIQLNWYGRTAMSSWSPSSAEVDSSLPPPPPPSSSSASSSSAMSPSYGPPHHQQQPAAAQQYQPYTSGDSDASAASGVVKRESPSAPSTAGRYKCAACSKTYSTVSGLTKHQQYHCANDESQCAAAKTFCCKYCDKAYNTLGALKMHIRTHTLPCICNLCGKAFSRPWLLQGHIRTHTGEKPFSCQHCNRAFADRSNLRAHLQTHSDVKKYSCATCSKTFSRMSLLTKHCDTGCPRMLSHHQQQQQQQQQQQQQHHQQQQQTVV, encoded by the exons ATGCATATTTTTGAAGATAAACCACTGCAGTCGGCAATGATGCACCACAAGTTGACTTCGAAGAAAATGGATTACTCGCACTGTCCGCTGAAAAAACGACCGGTCCACTACGTCAAATGCGAGTACATCAAAGAGGAGATGGATTAcg ACAACACGGACGAATGTTTAGAACCGGAAAACCTGAGCACTAAACCGCAAGACTTGAGCGTGAGATGCAAAACGGCCGCGGTAGCGCCTTTGGCCATCAAAAAAGAATCGCCGCCGTCGTACGAAGACCATCAAAACGCGGTAGCGCCGTTGTCGTCGCCGTCTCCGTACTACAACCACCATCAGCAACAGCAACGGCAAGAACAAGAACAACAACACCAAAATCACCAGCAACAGCACCGACTGCAGCAACAGCCGTACCAGCCGACGGCCGTCAAAGCCGGACCGCTGGAACCGCTGTGCCTGAACATCGCGGGCGCCCACCACCCGGCCGCCGCGCAGGCCGCGGTCGCGGCGTACCATCATCACCACCACAACAACCGGCACTACGCGCCGGCCACGCCGCGGCCCGTGCCCGCGCAGTACCCGAACACCGGTTACCTGTCCGGTTACATGTACCAGCAACAAAACGGCGGCGGCGCCGGCACCGCGATGTTGGCCGCTTACTCGCCGACAATGGTGGCCATCGCCCGGGACGCGTCCCTTTCGCCGCCCGTGACCGCGGGCCGCACCGGTTCCGCTTTCAAGCCGCTGATGCCGCTCACGCCGCCCGCCACCGCGGCCGCGGTTCCGCTCCGCAGCCCGCCCCCGGCCATTCAGCTCAACTGGTACGGACGGACCGCGATGAGCAGCTGGTCGCCGTCGTCCGCGGAAGTGGACTCGtcgctgccgccgccgccgccgccgtcgtcgtcgtccgcgTCCTCGTCGTCGGCCATGTCGCCGTCGTACGGGCCGCCGCATCATCAGCAACAGCCGGCCGCGGCGCAACAGTATCAACCGTACACTTCCGGCGACAGCGACGCGTCGGCCGCGAGCGGAGTCGTCAAGCGCGAGTCGCCGTCGGCCCCGTCGACCGCGGGACGGTACAAGTGCGCGGCGTGCTCGAAGACGTACTCGACCGTTTCCGGGCTGACCAAGCACCAGCAGTACCACTGCGCCAACGACGAGTCGCAGTGCGCGGCGGCCAAGACGTTCTGCTGCAAGTACTGCGACAAGGCGTACAACACGCTCGGCGCGCTCAAGATGCACATCCGCACGCACACGCTGCCGTGCATATGCAACCTGTGCGGCAAGGCGTTCAGCCGGCCGTGGCTGTTGCAGGGCCACATACGCACCCACACCGGCGAGAAGCCGTTCTCGTGCCAGCACTGCAACCGGGCGTTCGCCGACAGGTCCAACCTGCGCGCCCACCTGCAGACCCACTCGGACGTGAAGAAGTACTCGTGCGCAACGTGCAGCAAGACGTTCAGCCGCATGTCGCTGCTCACCAAACACTGCGACACCGGATGTCCGCGAATGCTGTCCCACcaccagcagcagcagcagcagcagcagcagcaacagcaacagcatCATCAGCAGCAACAGCAAACGGTTGTTTAG